The Brachionichthys hirsutus isolate HB-005 chromosome 1, CSIRO-AGI_Bhir_v1, whole genome shotgun sequence genome has a window encoding:
- the LOC137897413 gene encoding neuroplastin-like, which produces MHPNAAILAAVLLGDLMLPMVSAQNAGFVKSPASETKHTGDTFELYCDVVGIPTPEIQWWYAEINRADSFKQLWDGARKRRVSINTAYGTNGVSVLGITRLTLEDSGTYECRASNDPRRNNFRQNPAISWIRTQATISVLQKPKINASDQIILSADSSSKPLTLECNLTTSQTLHKESLWMKNRKEIPNTRTEQRFTSYRIVKPRADDSGEYMCVYVFDMAPNANATIEVKAKPDITSHKRSENKNEGGEAMLYCKSVGYPYPTWTWRKVDGSSYTGIDNSTGRIFITNRGNYTELIVLNLNISTDPGKYECNATNVIGSTAEITILRVRSYLAPLWPFLGVLAEIIILVVVIVVYERRKMPDDIIDDDEPVGTMKTNSTNNHKDKNIRQRNTK; this is translated from the exons ATGCATCCTAACGCAGCGATCCTGGCGGCGGTGCTTTTGGGGGACTTGATGCTGCCGATGGTCTCGGCTCAGAACG CTGGGTTTGTGAAGTCACCAGCGTCTGAGACCAAGCATACGGGGGACACCTTCGAGCTGTACTGCGACGTGGTTGGCATCCCGACTCCAGAGATCCAGTGGTGGTATGCTGAAATCAACCGAGCAGACTCCTTCAAGCAGCTTTGGGACGGAGCCCGCAAGCGTCGGGTATCCATCAACACGGCCTACGGCACCAATGGCGTCAGTGTGCTGGGCATCACGCGCCTCACGCTGGAGGACTCCGGGACCTACGAGTGCCGGGCCAGCAACGACCCCAGGCGCAATAACTTCCGACAAAATCCTGCCATCTCGTGGATCCGCACCCAGGCCACCATTTCAGTGCTGCAGA AACCAAAGATCAATGCCTCTGATCAGATCATCCTGTCAGCGGACAGCTCGAGCAAACCGCTGACCCTGGAGTGTAACCTCACCACCTCTCAAACTCTGCACAAGGAAAGCTTGTGGATGAAGAACAGAAAGGAGATCCCCAACACGCGGACGGAGCAGAGATTCACCTCATACAG GATTGTTAAACCGCGAGCAGACGATTCTGGAgaatacatgtgtgtgtacgtgttcGACATGGCACCGAATGCAAATGCCACGATAGAAGTGAAAG CAAAACCAGATATCACCAGCCACAAGAgaagtgaaaacaaaaatgagggGGGCGAGGCAATGCTTTACTGCAAGTCTGTTGGCTACCCATATCCCACTTGGACATGGCGTAAGGTGGACGGATCGTCCTACACG GGCATTGACAACTCCACCGGACGCATCTTCATCACGAACCGGGGAAATTACACGGAGCTCATCGTACTAAACCTGAATATAAGCACGGACCCTGGGAAATATGAATGCAACGCCACCAACGTGATCGGAAGCACTGCTGAGATCACCATACTGCGGGTGCGCAGCTATCTTGCACCGCTGTGGCCTTTTCTGGGCGTGCTTGCAGAAATCATCATCCTCGTAGTCGTCATCGTTGTCTACGAGAGACGCAAGATGCCGGACGACATTATCGATG ACGATGAACCAGTTGGAACAAT gaaaacaaattcaacaaaCAACCATAAGGACAAAAACATTCGCCAGAGGAATACAAAATAA